ACCCATATGCAGTTACATCGCAGAAAGATTGATGTAAGTCATAGCAGGCAAATGTTTTAATAAATGGTccctttttttcgtcaatggccGAGTAGCTTCTAAATTGAATGAATGTCAGCTTTATTATTCATGTAAGGGAAATTActcaaagatgaatgaatagtctGCATTATAGTGTTTGTAtatcatattcattcattcatttcccgaaccgcttcatcctcactagcgtTGCGgtgggtgctagagcctatcccatctgtcttcgagcagtaggcgggggacacactgttgCAACCTTGGTGTGCTTTTTGACAACAATTTCTCTTTCGACCAATgcaaaacctccactggctccccgatCCCCAGCACATTTGATTCAAACTTCTCCTACTCACCTATGAAGCCTTTCACATTCAGGCCTCCCAATGCCTCTCCAAGCTCTCCACCCATACTCTCATGGATCATGCATCCTACACTCCTCAAatgcaaacctcctcgccatccccatGACCACGCACATAACCTGCCTTCTCTGTCGCTGCCCCCACCCTCCGGAGCTCTTTACCTCAACACATCCGCAGCTGTACTGACACCCCATCGTTCAACTCGTTTCTCAAAACGCATCTGTTCCGTGATGCtgttaatgtattttcatttttgtacttATTTCTtgcgttgtttttcttttcttgacatttgtgtgtttgaaactTGTGTATATTCTGTTTTAAACTGTGTTTTTATCATGTATTTCTTAACTCTTGTTCTTAAGTGTCTCTGAGTAGTGTGAAAATTACTTTGAAATAaattgtgttattattattataagtatgAACAAACAGGAACATAACTACGCCTTCTCACTGTTTGTATGTTCctaattttaatattttctgaAATTTGAAAGCCCTTCGCTTTCAATGAATACTTTTGGGATATATCCAAGCAGttaatagtttttttcccctttgcttTAAATAAGTGGTGTCTCTACTTGCACAGGATCTAAAGTTTAATAGTTATAATTGTAAGAAAAGTGGATTTGTGTGATCTCGATATTGTGTGctctgaattgttcatccagggcGTATGCACTCTTAAACCTGCTGGGCCAAAAGAATTTTTACACACAATTTACTTTAACTTCAATATGTGCACGACCAtctacaccaggcatgtccagctctgggcctggagggccactatcctgcctgttttcgagctctcccggctgcaacacacctgattcagatgatcagctcttcAGCCAGCTCTCAAGCAGCAGTAGAatgttcctgattatttgaatcaggtatgttgctcttgggagagctggaaaacaggcaggacagcggcccttgaggaccgactttggacacccctgatctccACCTCTTCAGCCCTCCCAAATCCAATCTTCAACCCAATCAAAAATAACTTATCCAAACTTAGGTTAGGAAAACAATTCGGCATTTTTCGCATTGGTAGAGAGTTCTGCCCAcgacgtgtgtttgtgtgctcctTACTGTATTTACTACGTTTATTCCTTCAGTGGACAAGTGATGTGCTGAGAGGGCATCACGTAAGCGGAACCTTGGATTTGCTTCTAGCTATCAGGGATTAAAATGATGATTGGAAGTGCAGCAAGGTTCGTTTTATCACCGGCGTTTCAGACTGCGGAATGCCTCTAAATATGTGACTTCTTCCCCACAGATACATTGCCATTGTTCACCCCACCTCAGAGCGGAGGACCATTCACTGGACAATCATGATCAACGTGCTGGTGTGGATCGGCAGCTTCCTCCTCACCGTGCCGGTTATGCTGTATGCCAAAGTTGTACGCAGACACCAATCGGAGGTCTGCATGATGTATCTTGATGGGCCCGAGGATATGTACTGGTACACCCTCTACCAATCGATCCTGGGCTTCATCATCCCCCTCATCATCATTAGCACCTTTTACTCGCTCACGCTATACCACGTGTTCAGCTCCATTCGTCGAGTCAAACGCAAGCAGACCGTGTGGGCCAAGAGGGCCACCAAGATGGTGCTGATGGTGATCGCTCTGTTCCTGATCTGCTGGTCGCCCTACCACGTCATCCAGGTGATGAACCTGCGCAACAATTCCCCGACTGTCGCCTTTATCTACGCCTACAACATCAGTATCTGCCTCAGCTACTCTCATAGCTGCATCAACCCGCTAATGTTGCTCATCTTTGCCCAAAATTACAGAGAACGTCTTTGTCACAGAAACACGCTCAACAATTCCCAGCACTCATCCAGGTTGACGGTGGTCAAAACAGAGGGTTCCAGTATGGCCCTTGAACCCAGTTATCGTAGTACTGCCATTTAGTCACAAAATGTTTCGGCGTAGACACATGGACAAGTCGTTGTTTGTTCGAATGGACAAGATAAAGTAGCCCGTGAAATTTGTACAACAGAAACCACACAGAGTATGATGTTCGGCAGAAGAGGGGAAGCGCATTTGTGTCTTTATTGACGGAACATTAGCACTGGTCCAAGCACATAAACAATGGAAGATGGAATTCTGAGGTAGCGCTCGAGCCTAACTGTTCAGGGATGTCATATTACTGGTAGCTCCCGATGTCGGTCAATGTGTTTTGAGAGAGTGGTTCAGATTTTGGCCCTGTAGTGATGTCACTGCCATAACAAAAATATGCGGTTAGCGCTACCATGTCAAAGCCAAGAGCAACGCAGAGCCTAAGTGTTGTTCGATAGACAAATGAGCAGTTGCTACCAGTGTTGTCTTGTGATA
This window of the Hippocampus zosterae strain Florida chromosome 1, ASM2543408v3, whole genome shotgun sequence genome carries:
- the LOC127607448 gene encoding melanin-concentrating hormone receptor 2 — protein: MNDTDISCHNSTELSRGNATASCTSFIDITTFMHIFPSIYGIMCAVGVLANGLVIYAVAACKKKMVSDIYVLNLAIADMLFLLVMPFNIHQLVRDRQWVFGNFMCKAVVVVDVSNQFTTVGIVTVLCIDRYIAIVHPTSERRTIHWTIMINVLVWIGSFLLTVPVMLYAKVVRRHQSEVCMMYLDGPEDMYWYTLYQSILGFIIPLIIISTFYSLTLYHVFSSIRRVKRKQTVWAKRATKMVLMVIALFLICWSPYHVIQVMNLRNNSPTVAFIYAYNISICLSYSHSCINPLMLLIFAQNYRERLCHRNTLNNSQHSSRLTVVKTEGSSMALEPSYRSTAI